The following are encoded together in the Pseudoalteromonas piscicida genome:
- the folC gene encoding bifunctional tetrahydrofolate synthase/dihydrofolate synthase, which yields MTVKQPSQSSSLDDWLCYLEAIHPATIEMGLERVAQVAEQAGLLDPFSKIILIGGTNGKGTTARCLESLLLAQGFSVGTYSSPHLVRYNERVRVNGAELEDQYHIDAFKFLDDTRKDTQLTYFEFGTLGALSIFKRCKVDYILLEVGLGGRFDATNIVSPFASVITTVDLDHKEYLGDTRELVGYDKAGIFRSGKPAIVGDLNIPHTVTDYGDEIAADMVLSKRDFHFTSLDSQFRWQYLDFDWHFDKPAIPAQNAATALTVLAKLELLPSYDEVKACLANLQVEGRFQQLNTTPLVYTDVAHNPESARYLATKLQELKQKGFKIHALVAMLADKDKASVLKEVTQYVDNWSLASLSGPRGEYAENLKPLLDSSCNATLFDSVKAALDAQLGTLTSEQVLVIFGSFFTVAEAMEYWRK from the coding sequence ATGACGGTTAAACAGCCTAGCCAATCATCAAGCCTTGATGATTGGCTTTGTTATTTAGAAGCAATCCACCCAGCTACCATTGAAATGGGACTTGAACGTGTAGCGCAAGTTGCCGAGCAAGCAGGGTTACTTGATCCTTTCAGTAAAATCATTCTTATTGGTGGTACCAATGGAAAAGGGACAACAGCCAGATGTTTGGAGTCGCTGTTGCTCGCGCAAGGGTTTTCGGTTGGCACCTATTCCTCGCCACATTTAGTACGTTACAACGAGCGCGTTCGAGTGAATGGAGCTGAGCTTGAAGATCAATATCATATCGATGCATTTAAATTCCTTGACGACACCCGTAAAGATACCCAACTGACTTATTTTGAGTTTGGTACGCTCGGTGCGCTAAGTATTTTCAAGCGCTGTAAGGTTGATTATATTTTGCTTGAAGTTGGTTTAGGCGGGCGGTTTGATGCGACGAATATTGTCTCGCCATTTGCCTCAGTTATCACGACTGTCGACTTAGATCATAAAGAGTACTTGGGTGATACCAGAGAATTGGTTGGCTATGACAAAGCTGGCATTTTCCGCAGTGGTAAACCTGCAATCGTTGGCGATTTGAATATCCCACATACGGTTACAGACTATGGCGACGAAATTGCAGCCGATATGGTGTTATCAAAGCGTGATTTCCATTTCACATCGCTAGACTCTCAGTTTAGATGGCAATATCTTGATTTTGATTGGCACTTCGATAAACCAGCTATTCCAGCACAAAATGCTGCGACAGCGTTAACGGTATTAGCTAAACTTGAGTTACTACCTAGCTATGATGAAGTGAAGGCTTGTCTGGCAAACTTGCAAGTGGAAGGTCGCTTTCAGCAGCTCAATACAACGCCGCTGGTGTATACCGATGTTGCGCATAATCCAGAGTCTGCAAGATATTTGGCAACTAAGTTACAAGAACTCAAGCAAAAAGGGTTTAAAATTCATGCCTTAGTCGCTATGCTTGCGGATAAAGACAAAGCTAGTGTACTGAAAGAAGTTACCCAATATGTAGATAATTGGAGTTTAGCTTCACTGTCAGGACCTCGTGGAGAGTATGCAGAAAACCTCAAGCCACTGCTTGACTCAAGTTGTAACGCCACATTATTCGATAGTGTCAAAGCAGCACTTGATGCTCAGCTCGGTACGCTAACGAGCGAGCAGGTATTGGTGATATTTGGTTCGTTCTTTACCGTTGCTGAGGCAATGGAGTACTGGCGAAAATAG
- the accD gene encoding acetyl-CoA carboxylase, carboxyltransferase subunit beta produces the protein MSWLEKILPKTTKSSGKKEIPEGVWAKCTDCDSILYKAELEKSLNVCPKCDHHMRITARKRLESFLDDADRQELGTEHEPQDVLKFKDSKKYSDRIVQAQKASGEKDALVAMKGRVKGIPVAAVAFEFSFMGGSMASVVGARFVDAVNECLEHNMPLICFSASGGARMQEALMSLMQMAKTSAALAKMSDKGLPFISVLTDPTMGGVSASLAMLGDINVAEPKALIGFAGPRVIEQTVRETLPDGFQRSEFLLEHGAIDMIVDRREMRDTLARILAKFMDLPSTEQEHRVA, from the coding sequence ATGAGTTGGTTAGAAAAGATCTTACCTAAAACCACTAAATCTTCTGGTAAAAAAGAGATCCCAGAGGGGGTTTGGGCAAAGTGTACAGATTGTGATTCAATCCTATACAAAGCGGAATTAGAAAAGTCGTTAAACGTATGTCCTAAGTGCGATCATCACATGCGCATCACGGCACGTAAACGCCTTGAAAGTTTCTTAGATGATGCTGATCGTCAAGAGCTTGGCACAGAGCATGAGCCACAAGACGTATTAAAGTTTAAAGATTCTAAAAAATATTCGGATCGTATCGTTCAAGCGCAAAAGGCAAGCGGTGAAAAAGACGCTTTGGTTGCAATGAAAGGTCGCGTAAAGGGTATTCCTGTTGCTGCGGTTGCTTTTGAATTCTCCTTCATGGGCGGTTCAATGGCCTCGGTTGTAGGTGCTCGATTTGTTGATGCAGTTAACGAGTGTTTAGAACATAACATGCCGTTAATTTGTTTCTCAGCATCTGGTGGTGCACGTATGCAAGAAGCACTGATGTCATTGATGCAAATGGCAAAAACAAGTGCAGCATTGGCCAAAATGAGTGACAAAGGCTTGCCATTTATCTCAGTATTGACCGACCCAACTATGGGTGGGGTTTCTGCGTCATTGGCGATGCTTGGTGATATCAATGTGGCAGAGCCAAAAGCACTTATAGGTTTTGCGGGTCCACGTGTTATCGAGCAAACAGTACGTGAGACCCTACCTGACGGTTTCCAGCGCAGTGAATTCTTATTAGAGCACGGTGCGATTGACATGATCGTTGACCGCCGTGAAATGCGTGATACGTTAGCGCGCATTTTGGCGAAGTTTATGGACTTGCCTTCCACTGAACAAGAGCATAGAGTAGCGTAA
- the truA gene encoding tRNA pseudouridine(38-40) synthase TruA, which yields MRVALGIEYNGANYSGWQRQNHVSSVQEEIEKALSNICNHPVEITCAGRTDAGVHATGQLVHFDTDAARDMSAFTLGMNSQLPDDIAVRFAKEVDPEFHARFSATARRYRYVIYNHTYRPGILRSGVTHFHHELDVERMKAACPVMIGEQDFTSFRAVHCQSNTPFRNIHHLEVERIGKYIVIDIKANAFLHHMVRNITGCLLDIGVGKQDPEWMAELLVAKDRTLASATAKPNGLYLVDVDYPEKWQIEKMPLGPLFLPEELV from the coding sequence ATGCGAGTAGCGTTAGGCATTGAATATAATGGTGCAAATTATAGTGGTTGGCAGAGGCAAAATCATGTTAGCAGTGTCCAAGAAGAAATAGAAAAAGCGCTATCGAATATCTGTAATCATCCCGTTGAGATAACTTGCGCAGGGCGCACTGATGCTGGTGTTCATGCAACAGGTCAACTTGTGCATTTTGACACTGATGCTGCTCGCGACATGAGCGCCTTTACATTGGGAATGAACTCCCAGCTTCCTGATGACATTGCGGTACGATTTGCTAAAGAAGTTGACCCAGAGTTCCATGCGCGCTTTTCTGCTACGGCTCGTCGATACCGTTACGTTATTTATAATCATACCTACAGACCTGGCATTTTACGCAGTGGCGTAACGCATTTTCACCATGAGCTTGATGTTGAAAGAATGAAAGCTGCGTGCCCTGTGATGATAGGAGAGCAAGATTTCACGTCTTTCAGGGCGGTACATTGCCAGTCTAATACGCCGTTCCGTAACATTCATCACTTAGAGGTGGAACGCATTGGCAAATATATTGTCATTGATATTAAGGCGAACGCGTTTTTACATCATATGGTGCGCAATATTACGGGCTGTTTACTTGATATTGGTGTCGGCAAGCAAGACCCCGAGTGGATGGCGGAGCTTTTAGTTGCAAAAGACCGCACGTTAGCCAGTGCCACGGCAAAGCCTAACGGACTGTATTTAGTTGATGTGGATTATCCTGAAAAATGGCAAATAGAAAAGATGCCCCTAGGGCCTTTATTCTTGCCTGAGGAATTAGTGTAA
- a CDS encoding FimV/HubP family polar landmark protein, translating to MADFTQADFDALLSELDDPNDFDAGNADDFEVDFDSLLQDELVAGEAQALPTDAEGTEDYLEIEDLLEQSDDLDSDVEPYVGANMDVGLGDFEELLAGENTTDVDLEDEGFAAKLDLAKAYIEIQDYDSAISTLNDVIENGPDSVQAEAESLKSSLTES from the coding sequence ATGGCTGACTTTACTCAGGCAGACTTCGATGCGTTGCTTAGCGAACTGGACGATCCCAATGACTTTGATGCCGGAAATGCTGATGACTTTGAAGTAGATTTCGACAGTTTATTGCAAGACGAATTGGTAGCAGGAGAAGCCCAAGCGCTACCAACGGACGCCGAAGGCACGGAAGACTACTTAGAAATTGAAGATCTGCTCGAGCAAAGTGACGACCTTGATAGCGATGTTGAACCTTACGTTGGTGCAAATATGGACGTTGGACTTGGCGATTTTGAAGAACTATTGGCGGGCGAAAATACCACGGATGTTGATTTAGAGGATGAAGGGTTCGCTGCTAAATTAGATTTAGCGAAAGCTTATATCGAAATTCAAGATTATGATTCGGCTATATCAACGCTCAACGATGTTATTGAAAACGGCCCAGACTCGGTCCAAGCTGAAGCGGAGTCGCTTAAATCAAGTCTCACAGAGTCTTAA
- a CDS encoding FimV/HubP family polar landmark protein — MRPDDSVTIYQVMKALYDKNPNSFLDKNLNHMQDGAYLRIPTINEIRSVNPELAKQKSDQDDKLWEMKRKGLLNPNAIDEAEKKVTQARKVDVEEAKEDLTNQLRSLKMEQDMRLMDLQKEFKSSVRNVEEILSENNKLKQQLGAISTELQTVRTQLGKDSEIQQQLKAVIDLQNELIDQQAAQAKAQESSELSAFFSSAAGIALLATLPALLAIAGLVMFLRRRSQSQASTDDDDFLPQTPSVAAAGAATAATAFDPEPDPLDIGMGDDEDALGSSVQLDDDILPEDDEITFDSLDDDFDEGSDSLDQDELDSLLNEDISFGDDHDEDFMQQNFDEAGDEVSLDVDDSQDILSDSDLDDLFNESQDEEIDVSDDALAALSEELADEQAGAVANDDDIDSILDGALDEDPEFSGNFDSESLVDTDDIDALLDASQDADDDALPDFEEPSNELAGDDIDALLNEVQDDALAEIDEEPGTLAGDDIDALLDEAQQEDALPELEEESDDLVDDELDALLDEAQEDTLPELEEESDDLVDDELDALLDQAQEDTLPELEEESDELVDDELDALLDESQQETLPELEEESDDLVDDELDALLDEAQEDTLPELEEESDDLVDDELDALLDQAQEDTLPELEEESDELVDDELDALLDESQQETLPELEEESDDLVDDELDALLDEAQEDTLPELEEESDDQVGDELDALLDESQQEDTLPELEEESDDLVDDELDALLDEAQQEDALPELEEESDDLVDDELDALLDEAQQEDALPELEEESDDLVDDELDALLDEAQEDTLPELEEESDELVDDELDALLDESQQEDTLPELEEESDELVDDELDALLDEAQEDTLPELEEDSDDLVDDELDALLDEAQEETLPELEEESGDLVDDELDALLDEAQEETLPELEEESDDLVDDELDALLDETPEETLPELAEEVGEPADDDLDTLLDETAEDGLPELGEEFDESELDSEQPLAESGHLSGMLDEEDAIPESSEEPVEDTLQSDLANEADFSEDNVQADEDSEFEDPNLKSVDELLQELQAEEQLELGSELEDDFSDEEIEIELGDDPLNDEVDLLAEEELFDEDDLQPSAELDSYPELELSEVLETTDSQSETEKALSEALSNDAQFDIEGDLMTTFSTMKSLALMKMICLNLVRMSTKIPCLKTSQKFHSKKLKATRLSLNLNWKSKMSQKFH; from the coding sequence GTGCGGCCAGATGACTCGGTCACCATTTATCAAGTGATGAAGGCGCTTTACGATAAAAATCCTAACTCATTCCTAGATAAAAACCTCAACCATATGCAGGATGGGGCGTACCTACGTATTCCTACCATAAATGAAATTCGTAGCGTTAATCCAGAGTTGGCAAAGCAAAAGTCGGATCAAGATGACAAACTTTGGGAAATGAAGCGTAAGGGGTTATTGAACCCAAATGCGATAGACGAAGCTGAAAAAAAGGTTACACAAGCTCGCAAAGTCGATGTAGAAGAAGCAAAAGAAGACCTGACTAATCAACTGCGTTCTTTGAAGATGGAACAAGACATGCGCCTGATGGACTTGCAAAAAGAGTTCAAATCCTCGGTGCGCAATGTTGAAGAAATCTTGTCCGAAAACAATAAATTAAAGCAACAGCTTGGGGCTATTTCTACCGAGCTTCAAACGGTTCGTACTCAGCTTGGCAAAGACAGTGAAATTCAGCAACAGCTAAAGGCTGTTATTGACTTGCAAAATGAATTGATTGATCAGCAGGCGGCTCAGGCAAAAGCGCAAGAAAGTAGCGAGTTGAGCGCATTCTTTAGCTCGGCAGCTGGAATTGCGTTACTTGCCACATTGCCAGCACTACTGGCAATTGCTGGATTAGTTATGTTCCTACGCCGGAGAAGCCAATCTCAAGCGTCTACAGATGACGACGATTTTCTTCCGCAAACACCCTCCGTGGCTGCAGCGGGAGCTGCAACCGCGGCGACTGCATTTGACCCTGAGCCAGACCCACTTGATATCGGAATGGGCGACGACGAAGATGCCTTGGGAAGTAGTGTACAGCTTGATGATGATATCTTACCTGAAGACGATGAAATTACCTTCGACTCACTTGATGATGACTTCGATGAAGGGAGTGATTCGTTAGATCAAGACGAACTGGATAGCTTACTAAATGAAGATATATCGTTTGGTGATGATCACGACGAAGACTTTATGCAACAGAACTTCGACGAGGCTGGTGATGAGGTTTCGCTTGATGTTGATGATAGCCAAGATATTTTAAGTGACAGCGATCTAGATGATTTGTTCAACGAGTCTCAAGATGAAGAAATTGATGTTAGCGATGATGCCCTTGCTGCCTTGAGTGAGGAACTTGCTGATGAGCAAGCGGGTGCTGTTGCAAACGACGATGATATCGATTCAATTCTTGACGGTGCTTTAGATGAAGACCCCGAATTCAGTGGCAACTTTGATAGTGAGAGTCTAGTAGATACTGATGATATCGATGCGCTACTCGATGCCTCGCAGGATGCTGACGATGATGCACTACCTGATTTTGAGGAACCAAGCAATGAGCTTGCGGGCGATGACATTGATGCCCTGTTAAATGAAGTGCAAGACGATGCGCTAGCTGAAATTGACGAAGAGCCAGGCACGCTTGCTGGTGACGATATCGATGCCTTATTAGACGAAGCGCAACAAGAAGATGCATTGCCGGAATTAGAAGAAGAGTCCGATGATCTGGTTGATGACGAACTCGATGCTTTATTAGACGAAGCGCAAGAAGATACATTGCCGGAATTGGAAGAAGAGTCCGATGATCTGGTTGATGACGAACTCGATGCCTTATTAGACCAAGCGCAAGAAGATACATTGCCGGAATTGGAAGAAGAGTCCGATGAACTGGTTGATGACGAACTCGATGCTTTATTAGACGAATCGCAACAAGAGACATTGCCGGAATTGGAAGAAGAGTCCGATGATCTAGTTGATGACGAACTCGATGCTTTATTAGACGAAGCGCAAGAAGATACATTGCCGGAATTGGAAGAAGAGTCCGATGATCTGGTTGATGACGAACTCGATGCCTTATTAGACCAAGCGCAAGAAGATACATTGCCGGAATTGGAAGAAGAGTCCGATGAACTGGTTGATGACGAACTCGATGCTTTATTAGACGAATCGCAACAAGAGACATTGCCGGAATTGGAAGAAGAGTCCGATGATCTAGTTGATGACGAACTCGATGCTTTATTAGACGAAGCGCAAGAAGATACATTGCCGGAATTAGAAGAAGAGTCCGATGATCAGGTTGGTGACGAACTCGATGCTTTATTAGACGAATCGCAACAAGAAGATACATTGCCGGAATTAGAAGAAGAGTCCGATGATCTGGTTGATGACGAACTCGATGCTTTATTAGACGAAGCGCAACAAGAAGATGCATTGCCGGAATTAGAAGAAGAGTCCGATGATCTGGTTGATGACGAACTCGATGCTTTATTAGACGAAGCGCAACAAGAAGATGCATTGCCGGAATTAGAAGAAGAGTCCGATGATCTGGTTGATGACGAACTCGATGCCTTATTAGACGAAGCGCAAGAAGATACATTGCCGGAATTGGAAGAAGAGTCCGATGAACTGGTTGATGACGAACTCGATGCTTTATTAGACGAATCGCAACAAGAAGATACATTGCCGGAATTGGAAGAAGAGTCCGATGAATTGGTTGATGACGAACTCGATGCTTTATTAGACGAAGCGCAAGAAGATACATTGCCGGAATTAGAAGAAGATTCCGATGATCTGGTTGATGACGAACTCGATGCCTTATTAGACGAAGCGCAAGAAGAGACATTGCCGGAATTGGAAGAAGAGTCCGGTGATCTGGTTGATGACGAACTAGATGCCTTATTAGACGAAGCGCAAGAAGAGACATTGCCGGAATTAGAAGAAGAGTCCGATGATCTGGTTGATGACGAACTCGATGCATTACTAGACGAAACGCCAGAAGAAACGTTGCCGGAGCTTGCAGAGGAAGTCGGTGAACCTGCTGATGACGACCTTGATACGTTATTAGACGAAACGGCAGAAGATGGGTTGCCAGAGCTTGGAGAAGAATTTGACGAGTCTGAACTTGACTCTGAACAGCCTTTAGCAGAGTCAGGGCACTTGTCGGGTATGTTGGATGAAGAGGACGCTATTCCGGAATCATCTGAAGAACCGGTGGAAGATACGTTACAGTCCGATTTAGCCAATGAAGCCGATTTTAGTGAAGACAATGTTCAAGCCGACGAAGACAGTGAATTTGAAGACCCCAATTTAAAAAGTGTTGATGAGCTACTGCAGGAGCTTCAAGCCGAAGAGCAGCTTGAGCTAGGTTCTGAACTTGAAGATGACTTCTCTGACGAGGAAATCGAAATTGAGCTGGGAGACGATCCACTTAATGACGAAGTGGATTTACTGGCAGAAGAAGAGTTGTTTGACGAAGATGACCTACAACCAAGTGCAGAGCTAGATAGTTACCCTGAGCTGGAGCTTAGCGAAGTACTTGAAACTACTGACTCGCAAAGCGAAACCGAAAAAGCATTATCCGAAGCATTATCTAATGACGCTCAATTTGATATCGAGGGGGACTTGATGACGACCTTCTCGACGATGAAATCTCTGGCTTTGATGAAGATGATTTGCCTGAATTTAGTGCGGATGTCGACGAAGATACCTTGCTTGAAGACGAGCCAGAAGTTCCACTCGAAGAAGCTGAAGGCGACACGCTTGAGTCTGAACCTGAACTGGAAGTCGAAGATGAGCCAGAAGTTCCACTAG
- a CDS encoding aspartate-semialdehyde dehydrogenase → MSQKYNVAVLGATGLVGKQIIELLAERKFPVDTLYPLASSRSAGEEIDFKGEKIEVLDVEEFDFSNAHIGLFSAGGSVSEKYAPIAAEAGCIVIDNTSHFRYDFDIPLVVPEVNKDSLADFRNRNIIANPNCSTIQMLVALKPIYDAYGIDRINVSTYQAVSGAGKEAVDELAKQTANLMNARSMENEVFTKQIAFNVIPQIDTFQENGYTKEEMKMVWETQKILGDSSILVNPTAVRVPVFFGHAEAIHLETRMPYDLEHVKQLLADAPGVELIEDENDYPTPVSDASGNDTVYVGRVRQDISHPLGLNLWVVSDNTRKGAATNSIQIAEALIESYL, encoded by the coding sequence ATGTCGCAAAAATATAATGTTGCGGTACTTGGCGCAACAGGTCTTGTTGGCAAGCAAATTATCGAATTACTCGCGGAACGAAAGTTTCCTGTGGACACACTTTACCCACTCGCGAGTAGCCGAAGCGCAGGTGAAGAAATTGACTTTAAGGGTGAAAAAATCGAAGTCCTGGATGTTGAAGAATTCGATTTCTCTAATGCCCATATCGGTTTGTTTTCAGCGGGTGGTTCCGTGTCGGAAAAGTACGCACCAATCGCCGCTGAAGCTGGCTGCATTGTGATAGACAATACCTCTCATTTCAGATACGACTTTGATATTCCGTTAGTGGTTCCTGAGGTGAATAAAGACAGTCTTGCAGATTTTAGAAACCGTAATATCATCGCTAACCCTAACTGCTCTACAATCCAAATGCTAGTGGCACTTAAACCAATTTATGATGCCTATGGCATTGATAGAATTAATGTCTCAACTTATCAAGCAGTATCTGGCGCAGGTAAAGAAGCGGTAGATGAGTTAGCGAAGCAGACTGCAAACTTAATGAATGCTAGATCGATGGAAAACGAAGTGTTTACCAAACAAATCGCTTTTAACGTCATTCCTCAAATTGATACGTTCCAAGAAAATGGCTACACCAAAGAAGAAATGAAGATGGTGTGGGAAACGCAAAAAATCTTGGGCGATTCGAGCATTTTGGTTAACCCAACAGCGGTTCGCGTCCCTGTATTTTTTGGTCATGCTGAGGCTATTCACCTTGAAACACGCATGCCTTATGATCTTGAACACGTTAAGCAGTTACTTGCTGATGCGCCGGGTGTTGAGCTAATCGAAGACGAAAACGACTACCCAACACCGGTGAGTGATGCCAGTGGTAACGACACCGTCTACGTTGGTCGTGTAAGGCAAGATATTTCACATCCGCTGGGCTTAAACTTGTGGGTTGTATCAGACAACACCAGAAAAGGAGCAGCAACCAATAGCATTCAAATTGCAGAAGCTCTGATAGAAAGCTACCTATAA
- a CDS encoding 4-phosphoerythronate dehydrogenase, translating into MRILADQNMPLVESFFCEIGEVTRFDGRNLQPDELKNVDILLTRSVTKVNEALLAQADKLKFVGTATIGIDHIDTSLLANANISFSSAPGCNAIAVAEYVISALLAYAQETSTPLQSKTIAIIGVGNIGECLASKLKGLGLTVLLCDPVRQQAGTLDSHIALDEALARADIVTFHVPLVKQGPHKTVHLLDASRIAALKPGMVIVNASRGDVIDNQALLHAIEGGQALELILDVWENEPNILQPLLQYTRFASVHIAGHSLEGKARGTQMLYEAVCREFDLPASKTISDFLPKPSVTSCQLQSTANEQDIVNLAHLVYDIRRDDGIMRKQLNTLGFDTLRKAYPVRREFSTIAVNNDSPISEKLYQLGFSERKS; encoded by the coding sequence ATGCGAATATTAGCCGATCAAAATATGCCCTTAGTTGAGTCATTCTTCTGCGAAATTGGTGAGGTAACTCGGTTTGATGGCCGTAACCTTCAACCGGACGAGCTAAAAAATGTCGATATTCTGTTGACTCGCTCAGTCACTAAGGTCAATGAGGCCCTGTTAGCACAAGCCGATAAACTGAAGTTTGTGGGGACTGCGACAATAGGGATTGATCATATTGATACCTCATTGTTGGCCAATGCCAATATCTCGTTTAGCAGCGCACCGGGCTGTAATGCGATAGCGGTTGCCGAGTACGTGATAAGCGCTCTACTTGCATACGCACAGGAAACCTCCACACCACTTCAGAGTAAAACGATTGCCATCATTGGTGTTGGTAATATTGGCGAGTGTTTAGCATCAAAGCTGAAAGGACTTGGTCTTACTGTTTTATTGTGTGACCCCGTTAGGCAGCAAGCGGGGACATTAGATTCACATATTGCCTTAGATGAAGCATTGGCTCGCGCGGATATCGTGACATTTCACGTTCCATTAGTTAAGCAGGGCCCGCATAAAACGGTTCATCTACTTGATGCATCGAGGATAGCGGCATTAAAGCCGGGTATGGTGATAGTCAATGCAAGCCGTGGTGATGTTATCGATAATCAAGCGCTTTTACACGCGATAGAGGGTGGGCAAGCGCTTGAGCTGATCTTAGATGTTTGGGAAAATGAGCCGAATATTTTACAGCCGTTATTGCAGTATACTCGCTTTGCATCTGTGCATATTGCCGGCCATTCGCTAGAGGGTAAGGCGCGAGGCACGCAAATGTTATACGAAGCCGTATGCCGAGAATTCGATTTACCAGCCAGCAAAACGATTAGTGATTTTCTCCCCAAACCAAGTGTCACTAGCTGCCAGTTGCAAAGCACAGCTAACGAGCAGGATATAGTCAACTTAGCGCATCTTGTTTATGACATTCGTCGTGATGATGGCATCATGAGAAAACAGCTAAACACATTGGGCTTTGATACCTTGCGTAAAGCATATCCCGTGCGTCGAGAATTTAGTACAATTGCAGTCAATAATGACTCACCAATCAGTGAAAAGCTTTACCAACTTGGCTTTTCTGAGCGCAAGAGTTAA
- a CDS encoding DUF6419 family natural product biosynthesis protein encodes MQQSIFYLVTILAFAAMLSAFHLFPEAVIFNVFSSLFAALLGYRAYTRWALLLCCINMLAMTFCPLLDSGGWLSLKGAVVFVCCVMFFAIAFGCNKAVTQNKRFYY; translated from the coding sequence ATGCAGCAGAGTATTTTTTATCTAGTCACTATTTTGGCATTTGCCGCCATGTTGTCGGCCTTTCACCTCTTTCCTGAAGCGGTAATTTTTAATGTTTTTAGCAGTTTGTTTGCCGCATTGCTTGGTTACCGTGCTTATACTCGTTGGGCCTTATTACTGTGCTGTATTAATATGTTGGCTATGACGTTTTGTCCTTTACTTGATTCAGGTGGCTGGTTAAGTCTAAAGGGGGCGGTCGTTTTTGTATGCTGTGTGATGTTTTTTGCAATAGCCTTTGGTTGCAATAAAGCGGTGACACAAAATAAAAGGTTTTATTATTAG